The genomic region TCATGGCGGCGAGGGGCACTGCGGCagaattttttcctcttctttgctgCAACCTGGGTGCGGCTAGAGCAATTTGTCATAGAATCTGGGGGGCTCATTTTTCCGGCCAATCACTTTTGGAGAAATGAGCGCATTGCAGCAGAATGCGCTGACGTCAGAGACCACCCCTTCTGCGCCTCCATATAAaccccacccagccagcccctagCGCAGACGGCGGAGAACTGGGATGGAGCGCGCCTTGGCCCGCTGGCCGTGGCTGCAGCTCCTCGGGAGAACCGGGGCGCCCACGCGAGAATCTCCCCACCTGGTGAGTGGTTGGCCATCCTTGCCTAAAAGGATGTGCAAAAGGATGACTACACCCCCTTCTGGGTTGGGCTCTGTCCTCCTGGACATGCTGAAAGGCGGACGCCAGACGCCGAGGACCTTCTCCTGAAGGCGGCCACCTCGCCTGGTCCCCGAGGGTCGGCACTGAAATTCTGTCAGGAAGAAAAATTTCGAGGCACATTTTCCTGGGTGGGAAATCAGGGCCCCTTACTTGTCCAGTCGTCGCGGTAGGCTGGGTGGTAGGGGCTTAAATTAAGATGAGTAGGAGGAATCGGATCCAAACCCTCTCGGAATCCAGGGTACCGCAGTCGCTGGGGTCCAAAACCCAGATTTTCTGTGTTTGAAGCCACCGTTAGAATCACGAATGGTGGGAGATATGGCGCCGGATGCACTCTGCATGCCCCACGAATTAGGGGGGGAAAGCACCCGAAAAAAAGAGTCTCCCGGACATACTTCCCTCTGGTTTTTTGGCCGGATTCTTGGTGGCCCGTAGGCGTGAGGAGCTGAGGCTCCCGTCCGCGAGGGATCCCTGAGCCGAGTCCACACAGGTTCAGTGCAGAGGAGAGTCCGGCCACATTCCAGAGTGAAATTGCTAACTGATGTCATTCGGCGTCACCCTGATCTACCACTTTAATATTGGGGAGATATGGCGCCCGAGTGCGGATCTGCCCGAAACCCCCTAGGATCAGTTTCACAGAGAAGGACGGCTGTTAGGGTCAAGTAATTGGGGGCGCAGGCAAAACAGAAGTAAGGGGTGGGTTGGGGTGGACAGAAGGCCGTGTCTTTGCGTCTGGGAGAGACGAatccagagggaagagagaaatacagaaaagggGGGCGTGCGGGGGGCATCTGGGCGCTGGGAGCTGGAACTTGGGGGTCGAGGGTCTTTTCAGCGTTGCGTGATGGTCGCTGGAAGCTTCTGACGTGTTGCAGCTTTTTGACGTTTCATAAAGTTGCGTTTTGCTGTTTCCTTTGTCCCTGTCAAGCCCCCCCAcgccgccccctccccactctgggcCGGCAGGCTTGGGGAGGGGGGGTGCGCGCGCGCGAGCGGGTTGCTACGTGGCAGGTTTCTAGAAGGTTTTCTCGCTGGCCGCCAGAGGGCGCTGGTGGCACTGCGGAAttttggggggcggggtggggaggggaggtggcctTTGTTCTCCTGCTGGAGGGGGTCGTGCGCGGGATTTACTGGAGAATTCTGGATTCATTTACCTAAGGGGGAAATGTTTTAAGATGCCAGGGTTCACGGGGAAGAGAGGCTGCAGGATTCGCGCTGAGCAGAGATGCCGTGATCCGCGTTGGTTGCGCGACTTAGGGTGTCGTGGAAGAGCGTGGACGCAGATCAGTTTATTTCAATGGATGATGGTTTAGGGGGTCTTAGGAAGACGTGGCTCATTTGAGTAGGCTGAAGAGGGCTGGTAAAATGGTTAATTAGGCGCTATCGTGAGGGGTCTTGGCGAAGAATGGAGGCGAGATTTGGGGGGGGGTCGTTGGTTGTCTGGATGATATTAGACGATTTTGGCCgtctttatattttctaaggTTGTCATATTTTGTATCATGTGTCCTGAGACCACAAAAGTGAGTGAAAACGGTGTATTGAGAACTGGccctttataattttaattaatttatcttTAATTGGATTTACCGAAGGTCGGGACCAAGATCTCTCTGTTTTTGCTTATTAAAAGTGGAATCGTGTTCTGGAAAGATCCTTCTGGCGAGTGTCTCTCTGGTGTAGgttgaccccccccccccacagttaGGGGGGCGCAGAAGGCCCCCTGGGCTTGTGAGGTAGTGCTGCCCGAAGTCCACAGGTGGATTCTGGCTAGTGATGGCGGGCGTGGCGTTTAGGGGACATGGTGGCCCTGCGTGatgggctggggtgggctgtgCCCCCCCCTCCCGGCCAGAGACCTGTTGGGCAGCCCCCCGCCCATCCTACGCCAGCTGTGTCCCTGGCAGCTGCGGGCCAGgcgcgggcgggggcgcgggAGGCTCCGGCGAGGCGCGCGCCGCAGGTGGCTGTGCTCTTGGGCTCTGGATGCTGGCCGGACGCCCCCTAGCGGTCTGTGCCTGCAAATGGCTCTCGGCCCGCTAAACGGGCCTTCAGGTTGCGCATGCGCACACAGCTAACACTTGTGCCCTGTCAGTCAAGTCTTCCTTACCCCCTcccacttctctccctcctcccccttccgcttctctccctcctccccctcccgtttctcctcttccccctcccctcccgttTTCCTCATTCCTactttcccctccccttcctctctcccgttccctccccctcctccctcctgcctcctctctccatacccttccctcttccctctcaacccctcccacctccctcctctctcctactcccccctccctctccctctgactgtcccctccctctctctgctgttCCTGTGCTGGCCGTTAGAGGTCATTAAGATGGTTTCTAATCTGGCCCCCTCCGGTGCCATAGGGCCTCTCTTCAGGGATGACATCATCCGTTCGCCTTGTCTTCAAGGACCACCTCTCCATGCCAAGCTGTTGCCAAGCTGCTTGCGGCTCGTCTCCACCTCATGGTACCTAACCCCTCCTGTGGCTGTTTATACCCAACATGGTGGGCACAATTCCCCATCCCTGCCACCCTCCTTGCACCGCCCCCAGACCCATTAGCAATTAAAAGACAATGTTAAATTTTAACTAATTAGTTTTAGTTgtgattaattcatttaaattttaattaatatgtaGACTTGGGCTTTTAAGTGGCTCCTCTAACCTTTGATCAATTGCAGAGGACACTAGGAGCACCGATTCCTGGATCCCCCCAGCATACAAAGCAGCCGCTGGCAGAGACCCCCAGGACCAGGACGACGAGGGATGAAGAGGACCAGGACTGACAAGCCAGCTGTCCCTCTTGGCTAAAGGCTTGAACCAGTGCCCTAGTGAGGGGGCACTGGCTGCTAACCCCTGATCTTTGCTACGCTTGTGCTTGGTCTCTGTGAATACTTTCCCATAAGTCTCTGCTGTGTTAATGTGCCGGCGACCTGGAGCGCTTCCCTCAGGGTGGCGTCAGTCTTTCTCCACTGACCCTGCTGTTGCCCTTATGATGTCCTGAACGGAAAGATCCCTTTGGGAACTCCTCAGGAGGGGGACCTAGGCCAGAGGCTCCTCTAGCATCTCACTGGCGATTCCAAGGCCCAGGGTGGGCTTGTGGAATGAGCATGAGCCCTCATGTCATGCTACTGAACTGCCAAAGGCATGCTCCCCTCTTTCGAGATCCCCCGTCCTTTCTGGGCAATGGGGATGAGAAGTGCAACctcctagggttgttgtgagtattaaatgagagaAGGCAGCCTTGGGCAGGGCTGGGCATAGAGGATGCggtcagcaaatgtttgttgaaaaaatttGGCAGGTCAATCCATTCCTACCTCTCTCACTTGTCGTACTTGTTCTCCCACAGCACTCCGGACAGCCCCTGTCCCCCAGGCTCTCCTTGCATCAGGTAGGGGCTCCACCAGAGGGTCCTGGGCTGACCTGAAGGAATACGAATTATGCATGCGGTCATTTCCAGAGCACTTTCTATGTAGATGAATGTTCTTTCTATGTCATAGGAGTATGTGTATGAGGCggcctcatttacagatgagaatgaATTTGTCATTGATTTGAGTAATTTTCAAAAGGTGGGTGGGGAAGAGGACTCATGAAAGCTGAGTGCCCCTCCCACGGGATAGGGGTCACCCACGTTGGCAGTGAGGATGGACGCCGAGGCTGGAGGGATGTAAGTATTTTGTCACACTGCTGGCAAGAGAAGAGGTCAtagttggatcctgggtgccatTGTAGCCGCCCTGTACCCCCTAGCCCAGAGTTATATTAAAAGCCCTTTGACGTCCAGTCAGACATTTGACAAAGGGACAGTCTCTTTGAAATCCCAGCTGCCCAGGGTGGTCTTGGGGTCTGGGTGGCCCCAGAGCTGGTACCCTGTGCTGGCTCCACCTCCCAGTAACAGTGTGACCTTAAACAAGTCGCTTAACTTCTCCGAGTCTCAGTTCCTTTCATGGTCTAaatggggattaaaaaaaaaaaaaaaaaaaaacctccgcGTTTATCTACCCCACAGGGCGCTTTTGAAGACCAAATGATGTAACTGctatgaaagtgctttgtaaattgcTGTGGAAATTGCGAGATACTTATCCCCCGGAGGCTGTCCTCCGTCCTTCACATGCCCAGCCCTCTTCTCCCGCAGTAGTAACAGCCAGCACCCAGTAGGTGCTGTGTGTGTTTGCACTCCATAAGTAAattccagaagaaataaaaacggaattaattcaacaaacattttctggaaCCCTGACAATATGCCCAGCACACCAGGCCTGGGATGTGATACAAAGATGATGAAAACAGTCTCTTGGAAGCTAATTGGGGTCCTCATTTGACCAGCACTTTCTTTCGTCCCCTTTTAAGCCAACCAGTTTTGTCCGGACAAGACAAAAACAACTCAGGCCGCCTTGCAGAAGCCCAGCTTGGTGTGGACAATAGCTCCCAGGCATCTGAAAGGGCCTGATTGGATTATGTGGCAAATGAAGGTGGAAGGATGACTTGGAAGGTGACAAATGAAGTGGGCGGAGATCTGCTTTGAGTTAATCCAGGCTATTAGGAGGCCACCTTTTGTCTTCCAGAGGCTGGCAGGAGCTTTTACCACTGGTTTTTACATCCTTAATGTAAGGACGCATAATTTATGGTCAGTGAAAGTCCAGGCCCCGGTGAGATTGGAGTGGGCTGTAAAATTGAGCGTCCCGCTACCAGTGAGTAATTACGGTGCCCGTTTCTGTCTCCTGTGTAGTATGCAGAGCCCTTTCTGGCAACCGACAATTCATTTGAACCTCACAACTCCCTGTCCCGGCCCGGGGCTGGCCTGCACCTTCTAGGGGAACAGAGCCATCAAGCGGCCTTTCAGATTGGGGTCCCACCGTACATGTGTACCCCCATCGCCTCTCACCTTGTAAAGGAAGGGGTGCCCTCTGCTCTGGTCCCTCCTATCTCAGCCCTGGACCTCCCACCATCGGTTATCCTCTGAATTCCTAACTTTGCTCTCTCCACAGCCTCCCAGGTCCCTTCTGTCCTCCTTTCTAGCCACTAccgtttctctctttcctttcgcAGCCAAGCTTCTCGAAAGGCCTGTCTTcacttgctgtcttccttcctcacCTCCAATTTCCTCTTCAACCCACTGCCTCCTGACTTGCTCTACTCCATCGAGCGGCTCTCACTAAGGTAATAACTTTTCTGGAGCTTCACCTTGGCCACGTGTCTGGCTCTTGGACACAGGGACTCATTCTTTCTCTTACATAGCTTTTCGGCTCCGGTTCACTTCTGTTGACACACTCCCTGTAGACCTCACGGGGACACCTGCTCCTGGCTTCCCTCATTTCTTAGTTTTCCCAGAAACTTGCATATCCGGATCTCCTAATGTCTGGAAGCTGCCTCTTGCCATCTCGCCCTGGGTTCGAGCCTTGGCTAGCCCACTTAGTGCTGGGGCCTTGAGGTAGGTCAGTTTTCCCAAGCCACCTTTTTCTCAGTTGTAAAATAGGGTTAATCGTCTTTACCTGGCAGGTGAGGTGGGCTATCTTGCAGGTAAGAACCAGAGACGATTTGAAAGACTTAAAATAAAGTCAATCAGGTATTCAGGAGAAAATATAATTGGAGTCCCCATTAGATTTCCTTACAGGTTGAAACCGTTCCCATGGGGAGGACCAAAGCGAGAAGAAAGAGGTggagaggggcggggcgggggggggggagtgggagagaaagaagaaaagaatttacaGAAAAACCCACTAAAGACAAAAAAGTAGGGGGGAGAGGTTTAGAGAATATTAAAATCTACCAAAAAAGACATCCAGAGAAAGGTTTTCAGTTTCGGCTGAAAGAAAGTAAACAGGAAAAAGGTTTTAAATTGATTATCCCAGTGACAAATCCCAGGAAGCTTTCAAATCAAATTGCCCCATTTTGGGTTTTTAACTCCTTCTATCAAGTTTAACCTCTTTACCTCCTGCATCCTGGTTAGACCCCCCTGCCCCCCCTTTGCTGGTGATTAAATCCCCAAGGTGCACAGGAGtctttcaatgaatgaatggctgaCAGAAAgagcccacccctccccccagctgtgtttttcagttttattccaCTTTCCGCCCTTTTCCCTTAATGAACACAGGGCTAATCTTAGGCCCTGTCAAGGAGGAGGCTGCAGACGTTAATGAGGTAGCCGCTGGATTCCAATATTCGTCTCATAAGGAGCCTTCTTTGTCTGCAAAGGAAAAACACACTGATTATCATAATGAGGTGAACTGGCGTCCACAGGGCAGGGCCACTCGCTTCTTCGCCCACACTTCTAATtttggggctggagctgaggtTTCATTTGCTCCCCCTTTAAGTCTTTGCCTCCATCCCTGCGAGCAGTCCATTGAGCGGGGTTGAAAGTTGAAGGCAGCTTTGGGAAGCGGGCTGCAGATAGGGCTGCTTTGTGGAAAGTTTCTTTGTTCGACCCTATACCCAGGGCAAGGGCGAGTCACACCTCTTGGGTTCCTTCTCCGAGGGCTGAGGACTGAGAGCACACATTTCCCCGTCCGGCACGCACCTGACTTGTTCCAGGACCACTGAACATTCACACTTACTCAAGATTACCAAAGGTAGAATGGTGCCATGTCATAGGGGTAGAACCGGTGGAATTATCACAAAGTCAACACCCATGGGATGCTCCACTTAGGTCAAGAAATGGATGGATGTTGGTGCCCCAGAGGGCCACCCCCTGGAAGGGTGTGCTTTAGGGTCCATGTTTGGCTCCCGAATGCTGTTAGAGAGGTTCAGAGTCCAGCAGTGTGTTAGGATCACTCAGCGAACCAAGTGCCAGAGGGAACATTACAGCTCAGATCGGGCATCAGAACCTGTAGACGCTCCTTTCACGCCCCAACGTCGCCCTCTCCCATGTGTCCTGCAGCCCGCCTGAATCCCCCTTCTGTCCTGACCCTTGAGCTCCCCAGAGCCCATTCTTGTCTCTAGAGCAGGTGTGCCTCAAGTCTGCCCTTATGTGTCCCGAATTGTGGACATTTCTCACCCCAAGGCAGATCAATCAAGATCAGATCACTCCAATTAAACTTTAATTCCAGCTTTAGCCAGACTTTCAGCCAAGTGGAAGAAAACTAAGGGAGAAGCGAGGTGGTTGGAGCCAGAAAATTTTATTAGTAGAAAACTTCCTCCCTTAACTTATCTCTTGGCTAAAGGTTCCCTGGCATCATGGGTCAGAATTAGACATGTTTTCCAAGTTAGCAAAACCAACTCTTGTCCAACATCCCCAAAAAATCTCGAAGGATGTCTAGGTGGCTGGGTGGGGTGATTCCACCCCTTTGGGTGGAGGTGACCCAGAGGTCGCCCGGATTAGGAACCAGGATGAGGTTGAGCACCTCTGAAAATGGTGATCCCACAGAAACCTACCCCACTACCCCACGCAGTCATTGAAGAGTGAAAGAAGAGCAGTTCTGGGGGTTGCTAAGTGAGGACTTTTAAATAGGAACAAAATCACAGGACCCTTCCCACCCTCAAACACCACTGATAATTAAAAGATGAGCCCCAAAGCCATTAATATGCCAGCATTTGAGaacctggggagggggtggaaggCATGAGTCGGCCAGGATCTTCAGGGTGTGCTTACTCCCAGGACCCTAACAGCGCCTGCCACATGGTGAAACTCCCAGCCGGACTCCTGCTTGGGTTTCTGGAAAGCAGGCAGTCGTCTTAAACTTTCCTGAGGCCACCAGCAGAGAATCTGAGCTGATTGCCTCCTTGAGTGGGGGGGTTGCCCCTTTTAACTTGCCTTCTTGGTTCTGTGGCACCCCTTTCATGCCTGGGATGGACGCGGCTCTCAGCTGCCTGTGGACTCAGGACCCCTGCACCACATCTCCAGCCCACTGTAGGCTTCCCGTGTTGGTCACCTGACCCCTGGAGCCCACTGGTCTCAAGATCCGTCATTAAGTCAGTCCTGGAGGCTCAGGAGATGTGGGAGGAGGCAGCTTAAGCAGATGGGAAACCAGAGGAGTGAGGCCAGGAGATGCCCCCAATtctgagtttctgtttttctgcttttcctgccTCCGTTTCTGTTCTCCATCTCCCCTTCGTCTCCCCTGCTTCTCCATCATGTCCTAACCCCATCCTCTGGGGGTACCCTAGGCCAGCCCACACCTCCTTGGGGTGTCCCAGTACCAGCTTGGCAAAAAAGTGGGGCTCAGTAAGAGTATGTGGGATGTCTGTTTGGACAGGTGAGTCAATGAAGGAACTCGGCCACCACACCTGAGCTGCTAGACGGGAGGCATCGGGGTGCAAGGAGTTTGAGGTCAAAAGGGTGGAGGGGCCGTTTGCTTTGACTGCGGAATGGGTGTCGCCCCATCCTCAGCCCCGTTTGAGTGGGGTCTTGCTGGTCTCACGCCTTCATTCACTCATGCGTTCATCCCGTCATTCAACAGTTGATCCTTACTCAGCAAGCCCACAGCCCGGCACGGGCTGGGCACCCGCCACGCTAGCGCGTCCCTTGATGGCCTCTGCCACCCCTGGGAGGGCAGGCCGGGGGGTTGCTTCTGCCACAGGCGGCCTCACGGCTGTCCCAGGCGCTGGAGCGGTGGATTCCCCGCTCTGTAGTAGGCATGCAGGACGGTGCGAGGGGCGGGCCTGGCTGGACTTCCTTTGGAACCTTTAATTCAAACCCCAGAGGAACCTCAGACTGCCTGTGCTTGCCGCTGGTCCGAGCCAGCCCCgcctgctctctctgcctcccgCACTCCATCCTGTCGCTGAGTGCTGATGACTGTCCTGGACCCCTGGCCCTGAACTCAGGACCAAGGTGGGAATATAGGACAGTGTGGTGTGTGTCCTTTCGGGCTCTGGCCACAAAGGTCTCCCTCTTGAGTTGAGGTGTGTGATTTGGACCCCTCCCTCCAAGATGCCTTCCTTCACTGGGGCTAAAACCAGCTCCTTTGCCCCCCAGGCATTGGCTGGGGCCTGTCTCATGCAAAGGACAGATGGCTAGGACCCTCGGGGGAGCTCTGCAGGCTCCGCTTCTGCCGGCTGCCCACCTGCTCTGTTCTGCTCTGCCTGGCGGCCCCTCCCCTGGCTCTCCACCGGTCAGGTGGACTGCCCACCTGAGGCTGCTTGCCATAGTCTGTTGCTCAGCCTGGCCCACTTCCCCCTCCTCTGTGCCGAGTCACCTGGCTCATGCCCTGGGCTCCGCTGTCTCGCCCTCTGCCTAACGGGTTGCTTTTCCTTGCTGAGCCCACGTCTGTGGTTACCTGGCCTGCCTGCTGCCTTGCCACCTCCCGCCTGCTGGCCTTTTGCCCTGCTATGGGTCCAAATGCCCCTCCCCTTCAGTGCTGCCCGGGGTTCCAGTGGGTCCCCAGTGTCCATGGGACAAGCTCTTGCTGTCAGGCCACCTCCCCCAGCCATCCTCAAATGCTTCCAGCCGTGGGACTGACTTCCTAGGGTCTAAGTGACCGTGGGATGCAGCGAGACCtgtcctgtcccctccctccgTCCAGATCCCTTGTCGTCATGTCCTAACAGGAGTCACCCATGGCCTGCCCGTATTGCCGCCCTGTCCCTGTGAGTCCTGGGCTGTGCCCTGCCCCAGGGCTCATGGGGGCTGCCACCTGGGCCTGTTGCATCCCTTGCCCATGGCCCGTCCCCACGAGCCACCTCCCTCCACTGACAACCACACCACAGGTGAGATTGGGCTCTGTGCTTTTTCTTGGGGTGTTGGTGGTTTTTCTGGGGTGCTTGTCTTTCGATCTTTCTAACTTTCTGTCCCTCCCCAAGGTCGGCCCCGTCCTTGGGACATGGGCTGCAACTTGGTCGGGTTGGCTGAAGAACTGGACGGAAGGGATGGAAGAACCCCCGGAGGACCCCCACCCTGGACCACGTCCTTCCTGATGGCCGCCTGGCGCCTCACGCCCACCCTGTGCCCGTCGCCACCTCCTGGTTTGGGGTGAGTTTCTTGCGTTCTTGGGACACCACGATTCTGTTAGGTTGAGCTTGTGTCTCTGTTCAAGAATGTGCACATTTAacctggggaggggctgctgcCAAGGGTGACTTCTTCTATACCACCGGGGGGTCTGGGGGTCTGGAAGCTGCCTGGAGCCCAGACCCTTGCCTCGCCAAGCCAGCGAGTGTGGGGGCCACCTGGGGCGACGGCATACTGCAGCCCGGCATGGTAAGTAAGGCGCCTCCTTGAGAACTGACCTATAACTTAGTAGGTCGTCAACAAAGCTTTGCTGAGCATGTTAATAAAGTGAACTGGGGTGCATTGCCCTGCCCTAGCTAGAAAAACATTTCTCCCAAAGCCATGGCGATGCCAGTCCCCGAGAACGTGCTGGTTGCTCCCACCTGGGGGTTTCACGATGTCCTTTAATCAAATAGTGGTTTCTGAGTGGGTTCTTCTCTCGGCCTCTTTCCTCACCCCTGAAATGGCAGTGAGATGgcaatgtttttgtttgtttaaatgaaATCACTAATGgtagagaagaagaaagccaAGGGTTACAGCCACACGCTTCACCCCAGGACTCGTCGTTTGTCTGTCTGCGGTTCATTTAGTGAAGATGCATCCATGGGGCCGTGGGGACTCGGGGTTGGCTCTTCTGGGGTGCCTAAGACCAGCTTTGCCTTAAGGACCAGAGGGTCTAGTTGGGTGCCCTGGGAGGTCCCACACAGTGATGTGGCCTGTGCGGCAGCTACGCAaggtggaaggagaggaggctcAGCTGAGGTACCTTCCTTTCTGGGGTCCCAGTGGCTGAGCCCGTGGCAGGGTCCAGCCCTAGTTTCTTGGAGGGGCAGAG from Equus caballus isolate H_3958 breed thoroughbred chromosome 24, TB-T2T, whole genome shotgun sequence harbors:
- the LOC100629324 gene encoding uncharacterized protein isoform X1 → MARPHEPPPSTDNHTTGRPRPWDMGCNLVGLAEELDGRDGRTPGGPPPWTTSFLMAAWRLTPTLCPSPPPGLGRSRRSESSVGRDLGRVIPALSSFPIPPQPRGRPAHVPAGQAGPKDSGPGPPPARRGTPSPPPLR
- the LOC100629324 gene encoding uncharacterized protein isoform X2, giving the protein MARPHEPPPSTDNHTTGRPRPWDMGCNLVGLAEELDGRDGRTPGGPPPWTTSFLMAAWRLTPTLCPSPPPGLGRSRRSESSVGRDLGRVIPALSSFPIGRLGWKCPCELGGPSKGQGKARAEGPASQMGFELQ